One region of Baekduia soli genomic DNA includes:
- a CDS encoding AmiS/UreI family transporter has protein sequence MFVNGLALVGLVRGTSMIPMNLFVGILQVVTPFYLIFTAHGDQGVIVGASGLFLFGFTYLYVAMNNAFSLDGTGLGWFCLFVAIAACVYSYWNFANYAALSPGDHDVGYLLGVLWASWAVLWLLFWFVLGLGKTGLTRFTGAWCAAQGIYTGLVPAIILLNIPSAITSTLPIVIGAVSLATFIIFLVMLKPRWAAVDAVAPPPTAYSGA, from the coding sequence TTGTTCGTCAACGGGTTGGCCTTGGTCGGCCTCGTGAGGGGCACGTCGATGATCCCGATGAACCTGTTCGTCGGAATCCTGCAGGTTGTCACGCCCTTCTACCTGATCTTCACGGCACACGGAGATCAGGGGGTCATCGTGGGTGCGTCGGGGTTGTTCCTCTTCGGCTTCACGTACTTGTACGTCGCCATGAACAACGCCTTCAGCCTGGATGGCACCGGACTTGGCTGGTTCTGCCTCTTCGTGGCCATCGCCGCCTGCGTCTACTCCTACTGGAACTTCGCCAATTACGCCGCCCTGTCGCCCGGCGACCACGACGTTGGCTACCTCCTGGGCGTCCTCTGGGCCAGTTGGGCCGTGCTGTGGCTCCTCTTCTGGTTCGTGCTCGGGCTCGGCAAGACGGGCTTGACGAGATTCACCGGGGCATGGTGTGCCGCGCAGGGGATCTACACCGGTCTGGTTCCCGCGATCATCCTGCTCAACATCCCGTCGGCGATCACGTCGACCCTTCCCATCGTCATCGGAGCCGTCTCGCTCGCCACGTTCATCATCTTCTTGGTGATGCTGAAGCCACGGTGGGCCGCCGTCGACGCGGTCGCGCCGCCTCCCACGGCCTACTCCGGCGCATGA